The following are encoded in a window of Sulfitobacter sp. S190 genomic DNA:
- the dapE gene encoding succinyl-diaminopimelate desuccinylase, which translates to MPPVDPVALTAELVRCPSVTPEDAGALDILHRLLGDAGFECAWADRGGIRNLFARWGTKGNTRSFGFNGHTDVVPIGDESAWTKPPFGAEIHNGVMYGRGTTDMKSGVAAFVAAAVDFVRNTPPDGSVIIAITGDEEGDATDGTTALLEYMQNHGERMDVCLVGEPTCPDTMGDMIKIGRRGSMTTWFRIIGKQGHSAYPHRANNPLPAMMQLMDRLASHTLDTGTDHFDPSTLAIVTVDTANPATNVIPAECTSAINIRFNDTHSGASLTEWIEAEASRIADSFGVQIETKTKISGESFITPPGDLSALVAAAVEAETGITPELSTTGGTSDARFVKSHCPVVEFGLVGQSMHQVDEHVAVAHIEQLKSIYGRILRDYFA; encoded by the coding sequence ATGCCACCTGTCGATCCCGTTGCCCTGACCGCCGAATTGGTCCGATGCCCATCCGTGACACCGGAAGATGCGGGGGCGCTGGACATTCTGCACCGGCTGCTTGGGGATGCGGGTTTCGAGTGTGCCTGGGCGGACCGCGGCGGTATCCGAAATCTGTTCGCCCGTTGGGGCACCAAGGGCAATACGCGCAGTTTCGGCTTTAACGGCCACACGGATGTTGTGCCGATAGGCGACGAATCTGCCTGGACCAAGCCGCCCTTCGGGGCAGAGATACACAACGGTGTCATGTACGGGCGGGGCACGACCGATATGAAATCGGGCGTTGCCGCCTTTGTTGCTGCGGCAGTCGACTTCGTGCGTAACACCCCACCCGACGGCTCCGTGATCATTGCCATCACGGGCGACGAAGAAGGCGACGCCACCGATGGCACCACCGCCCTGCTGGAGTATATGCAGAACCACGGCGAGCGGATGGACGTCTGTCTGGTGGGGGAGCCGACCTGCCCCGACACGATGGGCGATATGATCAAGATCGGCCGCCGCGGGTCGATGACCACGTGGTTCCGGATTATCGGGAAACAGGGTCACTCCGCCTATCCGCACCGCGCGAACAATCCGCTACCTGCCATGATGCAGTTGATGGACAGATTGGCCAGCCATACGCTCGACACCGGTACCGACCATTTCGACCCTTCGACGCTGGCCATCGTCACCGTGGACACCGCCAATCCGGCAACGAATGTCATTCCGGCGGAATGCACATCGGCCATCAACATCAGGTTCAACGACACGCATTCGGGCGCAAGCCTGACGGAATGGATCGAGGCCGAAGCATCGCGGATCGCGGACAGCTTTGGGGTGCAGATCGAAACAAAAACCAAGATTTCCGGCGAGAGTTTCATCACCCCACCCGGCGATTTATCTGCGCTAGTGGCTGCAGCGGTGGAGGCCGAAACCGGTATCACGCCCGAATTGTCCACGACCGGTGGCACTTCCGACGCCCGGTTTGTGAAATCGCATTGTCCGGTCGTGGAATTCGGGTTGGTTGGCCAATCCATGCACCAAGTCGATGAACATGTCGCCGTTGCCCATATCGAGCAGCTGAAATCGATATACGGGCGTATTCTGCGGGATTATTTTGCATGA
- the rlmN gene encoding 23S rRNA (adenine(2503)-C(2))-methyltransferase RlmN: protein MAADAPITQDVMTIPRKLPDGPMNLVGLTRPAMRDALIAIGTPEKQAKMRVGQIWQWIYQWGVRDFDAMTNLSKAFRAELAEHFVIAVPEVVTKQVSTDGTRKYLVRIAGGHEVEIVYIPETDRGTLCVSSQVGCTLTCSFCHTGTQKLVRNLTAAEIIGQVMVARDDLNEWPQTGTRTYEARLLSNIVLMGMGEPLYNFDNVRDAMKIAMDPEGIQLSRRRITLSTSGVVPEIAKTAEEIGCQLAVSFHATTDEVRNKLVPINKRWNIEELLDALRAYPKVSNSERITFEYVMLDGVNDSDEDAHRLVKLIEGIPAKINLIPFNEWPGAPYKRSSNNRIRAFSEIVYQAGYASPVRKPRGEDIMAACGQLKSDTERARKSKRQIEAEAGVSQP, encoded by the coding sequence ATGGCTGCCGATGCACCGATTACCCAAGACGTGATGACAATCCCGCGCAAGTTGCCGGACGGTCCGATGAACCTCGTCGGGCTGACGCGGCCCGCAATGCGGGATGCTCTTATCGCGATCGGCACGCCGGAAAAGCAGGCCAAGATGCGCGTCGGCCAGATCTGGCAGTGGATCTATCAGTGGGGCGTCCGTGATTTCGATGCGATGACCAACCTCAGCAAGGCCTTTCGCGCCGAATTGGCGGAGCATTTCGTCATTGCGGTACCCGAGGTCGTGACCAAGCAGGTCAGCACCGATGGTACGCGCAAGTACCTTGTGCGCATCGCGGGCGGCCACGAGGTCGAAATTGTCTATATCCCCGAAACCGACCGCGGCACGCTTTGCGTCAGCTCGCAGGTCGGTTGCACGCTGACCTGTTCGTTCTGTCACACCGGCACGCAGAAACTGGTGCGCAACCTGACGGCGGCCGAAATCATCGGCCAGGTCATGGTGGCACGCGACGACCTGAATGAATGGCCCCAAACCGGCACCCGCACCTATGAAGCGCGTCTGCTGTCCAACATCGTCCTGATGGGGATGGGCGAGCCGCTTTATAATTTCGACAATGTCCGCGACGCGATGAAAATCGCAATGGATCCCGAAGGCATCCAGCTGTCTCGCCGTCGTATCACGCTGTCCACCTCTGGCGTCGTACCGGAAATTGCCAAGACCGCCGAAGAGATCGGTTGCCAGTTGGCTGTGTCTTTCCATGCGACGACAGACGAGGTCCGCAATAAGCTGGTGCCCATTAACAAGCGCTGGAACATCGAAGAGCTGCTCGACGCGCTGCGTGCCTATCCCAAGGTAAGCAATTCGGAGCGGATCACGTTTGAATACGTCATGCTGGACGGTGTGAACGACAGCGATGAAGATGCACACCGGCTTGTGAAGCTGATCGAGGGCATCCCGGCCAAGATCAACCTCATCCCGTTTAACGAATGGCCCGGCGCCCCTTACAAACGGTCATCCAATAACCGCATCCGCGCGTTTTCGGAGATCGTTTATCAAGCGGGATATGCGTCACCCGTGCGCAAACCCCGTGGCGAAGACATCATGGCGGCCTGTGGACAGTTGAAATCCGATACCGAACGCGCGCGCAAGTCCAAGCGCCAGATCGAGGCAGAAGCAGGCGTCAGCCAGCCCTGA
- the dapD gene encoding 2,3,4,5-tetrahydropyridine-2,6-dicarboxylate N-succinyltransferase, with translation MSNAQLETAIEAAWEDRDSITPATTGETRDAIEDTLNALDSGSLRVAERQDNGDWHVNQWAKKAVLLGFRIKDMEQQDGGPQGGGWWDKVDSKFKGWGDNQWKAAGFRAVPNCVVRKSAFIAPGVVLMPSFVNLGAYVDEGTMVDTWATVGSCAQIGKNVHLSGGVGIGGVLEPMQAGPTIIEDNCFIGARSEVVEGCIVREGSVLGMGVFIGQSTKIVDRETGEVMYGEVPSGSVVVAGSMPSKNGVNLYCAVIVKRVDERTRSKTSINELLRD, from the coding sequence ATGTCCAACGCCCAACTTGAGACCGCCATCGAAGCCGCATGGGAAGACCGCGACAGCATCACGCCCGCAACAACCGGTGAAACGCGCGACGCCATCGAAGATACGCTGAACGCGCTCGATAGCGGATCGTTGCGCGTGGCCGAGCGTCAGGACAACGGCGACTGGCATGTAAACCAGTGGGCCAAGAAAGCGGTTCTGCTCGGCTTCCGCATCAAGGACATGGAACAGCAGGACGGCGGACCGCAGGGTGGCGGCTGGTGGGACAAGGTCGACAGCAAATTCAAGGGGTGGGGCGACAACCAGTGGAAAGCGGCAGGTTTCCGTGCCGTACCAAACTGTGTCGTCCGTAAATCCGCCTTCATCGCGCCCGGCGTCGTTCTGATGCCTTCCTTTGTCAATCTGGGCGCCTACGTCGACGAGGGAACCATGGTTGATACATGGGCAACGGTTGGCAGCTGCGCGCAGATCGGGAAAAACGTGCACCTGTCGGGCGGGGTCGGTATCGGCGGTGTGCTCGAACCGATGCAGGCCGGACCCACGATCATCGAGGACAACTGCTTTATCGGAGCGCGGTCCGAGGTCGTCGAAGGCTGTATCGTGCGGGAAGGCAGCGTGCTGGGCATGGGGGTCTTTATCGGGCAATCGACCAAGATTGTGGACCGCGAAACCGGCGAGGTCATGTACGGTGAAGTGCCTTCAGGTTCGGTTGTTGTTGCAGGCTCCATGCCATCCAAAAACGGTGTGAACCTCTATTGCGCCGTTATCGTCAAACGCGTGGATGAACGGACACGGTCCAAGACGTCCATCAATGAATTGTTGCGCGACTGA
- the fosX gene encoding FosX/FosE/FosI family fosfomycin resistance hydrolase: MGLSHVTFITADLDRMEQIFTRVLKAEKIYDSGLDTFSIAPERFFDVDGVWVATMLGAPLPTRTYNHTAFTMPEADYDDRLAEIKSLGLDLREGRSRVAGEGHSIYFHTPDNHLIELHTGTLAQRLARYRAAKPVQS; encoded by the coding sequence ATGGGGCTGAGCCATGTCACCTTCATCACCGCCGATCTGGACCGGATGGAGCAGATTTTCACCCGCGTGTTGAAAGCGGAAAAGATTTACGACAGCGGGCTGGACACGTTCTCCATCGCGCCGGAACGCTTCTTTGATGTCGATGGCGTTTGGGTGGCGACAATGCTCGGTGCCCCGCTGCCGACCCGGACCTATAACCATACGGCTTTCACGATGCCGGAAGCCGATTACGATGACCGCCTCGCCGAGATCAAATCACTCGGTCTGGATTTGCGCGAAGGGCGCAGCCGTGTGGCGGGCGAAGGGCATTCGATATACTTTCACACCCCCGACAACCATTTGATCGAGCTGCACACAGGCACACTGGCGCAGCGTCTGGCCAGATACCGTGCGGCAAAGCCGGTTCAGTCGTAG
- a CDS encoding invasion associated locus B family protein gives MRVWKTGLGALAIAAVAAVAAGSAVAQSQSSNRVAAKTDWSVFVEDNPTECWGVSTPKESVNSRNGNVVAVNRGQTLLMVFYRPSAGAKGQVAFTGGYPFAGGSTVSLDIGGTTFEMFTEGEWAWPATTEDDAKIIAAMKRGADAKLTGRSSRGTQTADTFSLLGFTAAVEDAAKRCGG, from the coding sequence ATGCGAGTTTGGAAGACGGGATTGGGTGCGCTGGCGATTGCGGCGGTGGCGGCGGTGGCGGCTGGCAGTGCGGTCGCGCAGAGCCAAAGCTCGAACCGTGTCGCGGCGAAAACGGATTGGAGCGTCTTTGTCGAAGACAATCCGACCGAGTGCTGGGGCGTATCGACCCCTAAAGAATCAGTGAATTCGCGCAACGGCAACGTGGTCGCGGTGAACCGTGGTCAGACACTGTTGATGGTGTTTTACCGCCCCAGCGCGGGCGCCAAGGGTCAGGTCGCCTTCACGGGTGGATATCCCTTTGCGGGCGGGTCGACGGTATCGCTCGATATCGGGGGCACCACGTTTGAAATGTTTACCGAAGGCGAGTGGGCGTGGCCCGCAACGACCGAGGACGACGCAAAGATCATTGCCGCGATGAAACGCGGCGCGGATGCCAAGCTGACCGGCCGGTCAAGTCGTGGCACACAGACTGCCGATACCTTTTCGCTGCTGGGCTTTACCGCAGCGGTTGAAGATGCGGCAAAACGCTGCGGCGGCTGA
- a CDS encoding thioredoxin family protein, protein MLLQTDTCNFGEAAPDFDLQTADGQRFTRDTVMGENGMLIAFICNHCPYVVDLIDRLAADMKTLEARGVGCAAIMSNDYAAYPADRPEMMHRFADAHGLAAPYLVDDTQSVGRAYGAVCTPDFFGYDASGGLQYRGRLDDVPMRGDPSGRTPDLVHAMTQVARTGTGPSQQTPSMGCSIKWRS, encoded by the coding sequence ATGCTGCTGCAAACGGACACCTGCAATTTTGGCGAAGCCGCCCCCGATTTCGATCTGCAAACCGCAGACGGCCAGCGGTTCACCCGCGATACCGTGATGGGGGAAAACGGCATGCTGATCGCTTTCATCTGCAACCACTGTCCGTATGTGGTGGACCTGATCGACCGTCTGGCCGCGGACATGAAAACACTCGAGGCAAGGGGCGTCGGATGTGCCGCGATCATGTCGAACGATTATGCGGCCTATCCCGCCGACCGCCCCGAGATGATGCATCGGTTCGCGGACGCCCACGGCTTGGCGGCGCCGTATCTGGTGGACGACACACAGTCGGTTGGCCGTGCTTACGGTGCGGTCTGTACGCCTGACTTTTTCGGGTACGATGCGTCCGGCGGTCTGCAATACCGCGGCCGTCTCGATGACGTTCCCATGCGAGGCGATCCATCCGGTCGCACGCCGGATCTGGTGCATGCGATGACCCAAGTTGCGCGCACTGGCACAGGCCCGTCACAGCAAACACCCTCGATGGGCTGCTCCATCAAATGGCGCAGCTAG
- a CDS encoding TIGR00730 family Rossman fold protein codes for MTKQTQHPLRDAHSDRSAADKVPVTPQTQAPAYRLAFSDKDFLCRDELRPVRLQLELLKPEMLLDEYGVESTIVLFGGARIPEPAKKDTARTETLADLSQFYDEAREFSRLMTLKSKESGGREDVVVTGGGPGVMEAGNRGAVDADGVSIGLNIVLPFEQAPNEYVTPDLCFNFHYFAIRKMHFLMRAKAICVFPGGFGTLDELFEALTLIQTGRMQRVPFLLFGRAFWEKIINWDALADAGTISAEDLDLFRFVETAAEAVDLIENWGDLSARSTVPGR; via the coding sequence ATGACAAAACAGACCCAGCACCCCTTGCGAGATGCCCACAGCGACCGATCAGCCGCGGACAAGGTGCCGGTCACGCCGCAGACGCAGGCCCCTGCGTATCGGCTGGCGTTCAGTGACAAGGATTTCCTGTGTCGGGACGAATTGCGCCCCGTGCGCCTGCAGTTGGAGCTGCTCAAGCCCGAGATGCTGCTGGACGAATACGGCGTTGAATCGACGATCGTCCTTTTCGGCGGGGCCCGCATTCCCGAACCCGCCAAGAAGGACACAGCACGGACCGAGACGCTTGCCGATCTGTCACAATTTTATGACGAAGCGCGAGAGTTTTCGCGACTAATGACGCTGAAGTCAAAAGAATCCGGCGGCCGCGAGGATGTTGTGGTGACCGGCGGCGGTCCGGGTGTGATGGAGGCTGGCAACCGTGGTGCAGTGGACGCGGACGGTGTGTCCATCGGGCTCAATATCGTATTGCCGTTCGAGCAGGCGCCCAATGAGTACGTGACACCCGATCTGTGCTTCAACTTCCACTATTTCGCGATCCGCAAAATGCATTTCCTGATGCGGGCCAAGGCGATTTGCGTGTTTCCCGGCGGGTTCGGCACATTGGACGAGCTGTTCGAGGCCCTAACGCTGATCCAGACAGGACGCATGCAGCGCGTGCCCTTCCTGCTGTTCGGTCGGGCGTTCTGGGAAAAGATCATCAATTGGGACGCGCTGGCAGATGCCGGTACGATTTCTGCCGAAGATCTGGACCTTTTCCGTTTTGTCGAAACCGCAGCCGAAGCGGTGGACCTGATCGAGAACTGGGGCGATCTGTCTGCCCGCTCGACCGTGCCTGGCCGCTGA
- a CDS encoding Hint domain-containing protein — protein sequence MTWLALADHTDRRFSLRGLGHGKSDAPLLEDRPDTLLTRGSIVFETQIPADVRPQVLFGYKTPHPSRRSLVFQAIPGGGVSMVQVQDSSYTHAAINHDNAGRSEVLRVMYAWDTTYNWGRLTLEQAGDSAITSVAVDNPQPLKLDDLRDLMLGRGQQDFAQDVIFAALSNDIEPVGPSPSLAPDTPIATPWGYRAASTLKRGDTVYTHEGDVVPVLHNVLREVPARGSYAPIRMRAPYFGLQEDIVIGPDQHVVIDGPEVEYLFACEKVLTPARHLVNGFAARPETTGPTARYCQLILPQHETLLAAGAPLESMYIGRMRRDQQQVVSSVLAYFDRALLPEHAQPAHKVLKWYEAIHLAKRRAA from the coding sequence ATGACTTGGCTCGCACTCGCCGACCACACGGACCGCCGCTTTTCCCTGCGTGGATTGGGGCATGGGAAATCGGACGCACCGCTTCTGGAGGACCGGCCAGATACGCTTCTGACGCGCGGCAGTATCGTTTTCGAAACCCAGATTCCCGCTGATGTGCGCCCGCAGGTGCTGTTCGGATATAAAACGCCGCACCCGTCCCGTCGCAGCCTCGTGTTTCAGGCGATTCCCGGCGGTGGCGTGTCGATGGTACAGGTGCAGGACAGCAGCTATACCCACGCCGCAATCAATCACGACAACGCCGGACGCAGCGAAGTTCTGCGTGTGATGTACGCGTGGGACACGACGTATAACTGGGGCCGTCTGACGCTTGAGCAAGCCGGCGACAGTGCGATCACATCCGTTGCCGTGGACAACCCGCAACCCCTGAAACTTGACGATCTTCGCGATCTGATGCTCGGCCGTGGACAGCAGGACTTTGCGCAGGATGTGATCTTTGCCGCCTTGTCCAATGATATCGAACCGGTCGGCCCGTCACCGTCGCTCGCGCCCGACACGCCGATTGCGACGCCCTGGGGATACCGCGCCGCCAGTACGCTCAAACGCGGCGACACCGTCTATACGCACGAAGGCGACGTGGTGCCGGTGCTGCACAATGTCCTGCGCGAGGTACCCGCCCGCGGCAGCTATGCTCCGATCCGGATGCGAGCGCCCTATTTCGGCCTGCAGGAAGATATTGTAATCGGGCCTGACCAGCACGTCGTCATCGACGGACCGGAGGTCGAGTATCTGTTTGCCTGTGAAAAGGTGCTGACCCCCGCCCGACATCTCGTAAACGGATTTGCCGCCCGACCCGAGACAACAGGACCGACAGCGCGCTATTGTCAGCTGATCCTGCCACAGCACGAAACGCTTCTGGCCGCGGGCGCCCCGCTCGAAAGCATGTACATCGGACGGATGCGTCGCGATCAACAGCAGGTCGTCTCAAGCGTTCTGGCGTATTTCGACCGCGCCCTTCTGCCCGAACACGCCCAGCCCGCGCACAAGGTGCTCAAATGGTATGAGGCGATCCATCTCGCCAAACGCCGCGCTGCCTGA
- a CDS encoding TrkH family potassium uptake protein, with translation MAKRRALQLSLASKRLSPPAVLASIYAMFILGGALILLLPFSQTGNVTFSDTLFTAASAVTVTGLVVVDTGSDFTLFGQIIIALLIQVGGLGLMTFAALLLTMLGLNIGMPERMVLRDEMGQTSLRDLAALVRVVISVAFFCEALGTALLMTVFVPEFGWSHGFWQALFHAISAFNNAGFSLFPGSLSNYVGDPTVNLTITALFMVSGLGFVVLVDIYRKRNWRQLSLHTKLMLTGTLFLILWGWVLFALLEWTNPQTLGGLDGVGTKVLASWFQAVTPRTAGFNTLDYAEMRDSTTVMTISLMLVGGGPSSTAGGIKVTTMIVLVLATLAFFNRQEKLHIFGRSLGIQEITKVLALTALSLFLVMFGLFTASITYRGDFLDLLFEVVSAFGTVGLSRGATGELDEFGRALIIIIMFVGRLGPLTLGFFLATRSVPRIGYPEGRVYLG, from the coding sequence ATGGCAAAGCGTCGCGCGCTGCAGCTTTCTCTCGCCAGCAAACGGCTGAGCCCGCCCGCTGTTCTGGCGAGTATCTATGCGATGTTCATCCTTGGCGGCGCGCTTATCCTGTTGTTGCCCTTCAGCCAGACCGGCAATGTCACGTTCAGCGATACACTCTTCACCGCAGCGTCGGCCGTGACGGTCACGGGATTGGTCGTGGTCGATACCGGCAGCGACTTTACTCTTTTTGGCCAGATCATCATTGCCCTTCTCATTCAGGTGGGGGGGCTGGGTCTGATGACCTTTGCTGCCCTGCTTCTGACGATGCTGGGGCTGAATATCGGTATGCCCGAACGTATGGTGCTGCGCGACGAAATGGGCCAGACGTCACTGCGTGATCTGGCCGCGCTGGTCCGTGTCGTCATCAGCGTTGCGTTTTTCTGCGAGGCGCTGGGCACGGCGTTGCTGATGACTGTCTTTGTGCCGGAGTTCGGGTGGAGCCACGGTTTCTGGCAAGCCCTGTTTCATGCAATTTCGGCATTCAACAACGCGGGTTTTTCCCTGTTTCCGGGGAGTCTGAGCAATTACGTCGGTGATCCGACGGTCAATCTCACGATTACCGCGCTCTTCATGGTGAGCGGTCTGGGTTTTGTGGTGCTCGTCGATATATACCGCAAGCGCAACTGGCGTCAGCTGTCGCTTCATACCAAGCTCATGCTGACCGGCACCTTGTTCCTGATACTTTGGGGATGGGTCCTGTTCGCGCTGTTGGAATGGACTAATCCCCAGACCCTTGGTGGTCTCGACGGGGTCGGTACCAAAGTTCTGGCCAGCTGGTTTCAGGCGGTCACACCGCGTACCGCTGGCTTCAACACGCTTGATTACGCCGAAATGCGCGACAGCACGACCGTGATGACCATATCGCTCATGCTGGTGGGGGGCGGGCCGTCCTCGACCGCCGGCGGTATCAAGGTCACGACAATGATTGTTCTGGTTCTGGCGACTTTGGCGTTTTTCAACCGTCAGGAAAAACTGCATATCTTTGGCCGCAGTCTGGGTATTCAGGAAATCACCAAGGTACTGGCACTGACTGCGCTCAGCCTGTTTCTGGTCATGTTCGGTCTTTTCACCGCATCCATTACCTACCGCGGTGACTTCCTCGATCTGTTGTTCGAAGTCGTAAGCGCTTTTGGCACGGTTGGATTGTCACGCGGCGCAACCGGAGAACTGGATGAATTTGGTCGGGCCCTGATCATCATCATTATGTTTGTAGGGCGTCTGGGGCCTTTGACCCTTGGCTTTTTCCTCGCCACACGGTCCGTGCCGCGGATCGGATACCCCGAAGGGCGCGTTTATCTCGGCTAG
- a CDS encoding GlsB/YeaQ/YmgE family stress response membrane protein, with product MTGIGWFAAIIVGALAGWIAEKIMKTDHNLLMNIILGIVGALVFNWILVLIVGSTLGGWIGQLFVGVVGACLLIAAGRMIRR from the coding sequence ATGACAGGTATTGGTTGGTTCGCCGCCATCATCGTAGGCGCGCTTGCGGGCTGGATCGCGGAAAAGATCATGAAGACCGATCACAATCTGCTGATGAACATCATTCTCGGCATCGTTGGTGCTTTGGTGTTCAACTGGATCCTCGTGCTGATCGTCGGCTCGACGCTGGGTGGCTGGATTGGCCAGTTGTTTGTCGGTGTCGTGGGTGCATGTCTGTTGATTGCAGCCGGACGCATGATCCGACGCTGA
- a CDS encoding TrkA family potassium uptake protein produces MPRKQQTFVVVGLGTFGSTVANELARFGNHVTGIDLSERNVAAIADNLDRTLILDAREDIALRDAGIDTCDIAVVAIGDDIEASILATITLKTLGISKIWAKATSKNHHRILSKLGVDRVIHPEKEVGTHIAQVLHNPLVRDYVSLGNGQHVVNFLIPEALEGRRLPELDHNKKYDLRCIGVLRGSEYLGSDGSDTTLEKDDLLLLLGSRQNLRDFAGSL; encoded by the coding sequence ATGCCCAGAAAACAGCAGACATTTGTCGTAGTAGGATTGGGGACATTTGGCAGCACCGTCGCCAATGAACTTGCCCGTTTCGGCAATCACGTCACGGGCATCGATCTGTCGGAACGCAACGTCGCCGCGATTGCCGATAACCTCGATCGGACGCTGATTCTTGATGCGCGCGAGGACATCGCGCTGCGCGATGCGGGGATCGATACCTGTGATATCGCGGTCGTCGCCATTGGTGATGACATCGAAGCAAGCATTCTCGCCACCATCACCCTCAAGACCTTGGGCATTTCCAAGATCTGGGCCAAAGCGACATCCAAGAACCATCACCGGATCCTGTCCAAACTGGGCGTTGACCGGGTGATCCATCCTGAAAAAGAGGTGGGCACGCATATTGCGCAGGTGCTGCACAATCCGCTTGTCCGCGACTATGTCAGCCTTGGCAACGGCCAGCACGTCGTGAACTTTCTGATCCCCGAAGCGCTCGAAGGACGCAGGCTGCCGGAACTGGACCACAACAAGAAATACGATCTGCGGTGCATCGGGGTTTTGCGCGGGTCTGAATATCTGGGCAGTGACGGCAGCGACACAACGCTGGAGAAAGACGATCTGCTGTTGCTATTGGGCAGCCGGCAGAACCTGCGTGATTTCGCCGGGAGCCTTTGA
- a CDS encoding Hint domain-containing protein: MVRASKLPIQTVRNGVDADDMAQEIFGDGVTVVGATYFGDNDSAGIYSDGDNTAPGVTPGDTGVILSTGNADDFTNRNGQANQDTNTSTNTSGTNNFNQYNTAAGARTYDAATLDVDFIPDTNVMTMQFVFSSEEYPEFENSIYQDFFGVWINGQQVELDVGDGDTDPGNINTTNNINMYVNNQSDDFNTEMDGFTITMTLTMVVNPNVVNSMRIAVADVSDSAFDSNVLIAGDSVQTNLVAISDDVNVYPDGTTTLNVLDNDINNGPGVLTITHINGQPVVVGSVVVLPTGQEVTLNADGTLEVVGDGDEEDFNFTYTVTNGANSDTGFINATSVPCFVAGTLIATPQGDARAERLVPGDLVMTKDEGAQPLRWIGSRTVKASGDFAPIRIKANTLGQHRDLLVSPLHRVLIRDSLAELLFGETEVLVAARDLVNDRSIVRCEGGDVTYVHLMFDRHQVVFSEGLETESFLPGPQTSHSFEADVVAEIYALFPELDPDTGTGYPAAARRTLKRYEAQLLRAAQVA; encoded by the coding sequence ATGGTACGGGCGTCCAAGCTTCCGATACAAACAGTCCGAAACGGCGTTGATGCAGATGACATGGCGCAAGAGATTTTCGGCGATGGCGTTACCGTTGTCGGTGCGACCTATTTCGGCGATAACGACAGCGCGGGCATCTATAGCGATGGGGACAACACGGCCCCCGGCGTGACGCCCGGAGATACCGGTGTCATTCTCTCGACAGGTAACGCGGACGATTTCACCAACCGCAATGGTCAGGCCAATCAGGATACCAATACCTCGACGAACACGTCGGGGACCAACAACTTCAATCAATACAACACGGCAGCGGGCGCGCGGACCTACGACGCCGCCACGCTCGACGTCGATTTCATCCCCGACACGAACGTGATGACGATGCAGTTTGTGTTCAGCTCCGAGGAATACCCGGAATTTGAGAACTCGATTTATCAGGATTTCTTCGGGGTCTGGATCAACGGGCAGCAGGTCGAACTTGATGTCGGCGACGGCGATACCGATCCCGGCAACATCAATACCACAAACAATATCAACATGTACGTGAACAACCAGTCCGACGACTTCAATACGGAAATGGACGGTTTCACCATCACGATGACGCTGACGATGGTCGTGAACCCCAACGTCGTGAATTCGATGCGCATCGCTGTCGCCGACGTGTCCGACAGCGCCTTCGATTCGAACGTGTTGATCGCGGGGGATTCAGTCCAGACCAATCTTGTCGCGATTTCCGACGACGTGAACGTCTATCCCGATGGGACGACGACCCTCAACGTGCTCGACAATGACATCAACAACGGGCCGGGCGTGCTGACCATTACCCACATCAATGGCCAGCCCGTTGTCGTGGGGTCGGTTGTTGTCCTGCCGACCGGGCAGGAAGTCACGCTGAACGCGGATGGCACGCTCGAGGTGGTGGGCGACGGCGATGAGGAAGATTTCAACTTTACCTATACGGTCACCAATGGTGCCAATTCCGATACCGGTTTTATCAACGCGACCTCTGTCCCCTGTTTTGTCGCAGGTACGCTGATCGCGACGCCGCAGGGCGATGCGCGCGCCGAACGGCTGGTGCCCGGCGATCTGGTGATGACAAAAGACGAAGGCGCGCAGCCCTTGCGCTGGATCGGTTCGCGCACGGTCAAGGCCAGTGGTGATTTCGCCCCCATCCGCATCAAAGCGAACACGCTGGGCCAGCATCGCGACCTGTTGGTGTCTCCCCTGCACCGGGTGCTCATCCGCGACAGTCTGGCAGAGCTTTTGTTTGGCGAAACCGAAGTATTGGTGGCCGCCCGTGATCTGGTCAACGACCGTTCCATCGTCCGGTGTGAAGGGGGCGATGTGACATACGTTCACCTCATGTTCGATCGCCATCAGGTCGTATTTTCCGAAGGGTTGGAGACCGAGAGTTTTCTGCCCGGCCCCCAGACCTCGCACAGCTTCGAGGCTGACGTGGTGGCAGAAATCTACGCGCTCTTTCCCGAACTCGATCCCGATACCGGCACCGGTTATCCCGCTGCGGCCCGTCGGACCCTGAAACGATACGAAGCGCAACTTCTGCGCGCAGCACAGGTGGCTTGA